The following proteins come from a genomic window of Actinomarinicola tropica:
- a CDS encoding rhodanese-like domain-containing protein has product MTDSTITPTELQHLLSTDAEVHLIDVRTGAEYESAHIPGSYHVPLDTLSEHRDELTRHLEQPVVLICQSGGRATQASEHLAETGLSNVRVLVGGMGSWVASGGQVNANDARWGLERQVRLVAGSIVLTSVLASTRYRPLAAVAGFIGAGLTFSAVTNTCGMAMLLSRLPYNKGATCDVRDVISELTAANERATAARAS; this is encoded by the coding sequence GTGACCGACAGCACCATCACCCCCACCGAGCTGCAGCACCTCCTCAGCACCGACGCCGAGGTCCACCTCATCGACGTCCGCACCGGGGCGGAGTACGAATCCGCCCACATCCCCGGCTCCTACCACGTGCCCCTCGACACCCTGAGCGAGCACCGCGACGAGCTCACCCGCCACCTCGAGCAGCCGGTCGTGCTCATCTGCCAGTCCGGCGGCCGCGCCACCCAGGCCAGCGAGCACCTGGCCGAGACGGGCCTGTCCAACGTGCGCGTGCTCGTCGGCGGCATGGGCTCGTGGGTCGCCTCGGGCGGCCAGGTCAACGCCAACGACGCCCGCTGGGGCCTCGAGCGACAGGTCCGACTGGTCGCCGGCTCGATCGTGCTCACCAGCGTCCTCGCCAGCACCCGCTACCGCCCGCTGGCCGCCGTCGCCGGGTTCATCGGCGCCGGCCTCACCTTCTCCGCCGTCACCAACACCTGCGGGATGGCCATGCTGCTCTCCCGCCTCCCCTACAACAAGGGCGCCACGTGCGACGTGCGTGACGTCATCTCCGAGCTGACCGCCGCCAACGAGCGGGCCACCGCGGCCCGTGCCTCGTGA
- a CDS encoding MBL fold metallo-hydrolase has protein sequence MHFTQYYLDCLSHASYLIGDTTTGRAVVVDPRRDVQEYVDDAAANGLTIELVIETHFHADFLSGHLELAAATGAEIGFGEVAETEFPSRKLRDGERISLGEVTLEIRSTPGHTPESISVVVHETPDAETPYGVLTGDTMFIGDVGRPDLLASFDVTADELARKLYDSLHNKLLDLPDATKVFPAHGAGSACGKNLSTETVSTIGEQRRTNYALQDMTPDQFVAMVTADQPSAPSYFPYDAVLNRKDRALLDESITPTWMSFDEVVATQADGAVVLDVRDPEEFAHGHLHGSISVGIGGRFAEYAGTVVPHDTPIVLVGEPEAVVEAQLRLGRIGFDTVAGALEGGIASFVDHPEHVERASQVTAVDLRRTLDDGTAIQLVDIRNPGEVKLGSIETARPIPLAHLRDSLDQLDPAAPTVVFCAGGYRSSIAASLLRSQGMADVSDVLGGYGAWMATQDVPAQA, from the coding sequence ATGCACTTCACCCAGTACTACCTCGACTGCCTCTCCCACGCCTCGTACCTGATCGGCGACACGACGACCGGCCGCGCCGTCGTCGTCGACCCCCGCCGTGACGTGCAGGAGTACGTCGACGACGCGGCCGCCAACGGGCTCACCATCGAGCTCGTCATCGAGACCCACTTCCACGCCGACTTCCTGTCCGGGCACCTCGAGCTGGCTGCGGCCACCGGGGCCGAGATCGGGTTCGGCGAGGTCGCCGAGACCGAGTTCCCGTCGCGGAAGCTGCGCGACGGCGAGCGCATCTCCCTCGGCGAGGTGACCCTCGAGATCCGCTCGACCCCGGGCCACACCCCCGAGTCGATCAGCGTCGTCGTCCACGAGACCCCCGACGCCGAGACCCCCTACGGCGTGCTCACCGGCGACACGATGTTCATCGGCGACGTCGGCCGTCCCGACCTGCTCGCCTCGTTCGACGTCACCGCCGACGAGCTGGCGCGCAAGCTCTACGACTCGCTGCACAACAAGCTGCTCGACCTGCCCGACGCCACGAAGGTCTTCCCCGCCCACGGCGCGGGGTCGGCGTGCGGCAAGAACCTGTCGACCGAGACGGTCTCCACGATCGGTGAGCAGCGCCGCACGAACTACGCCCTCCAGGACATGACGCCGGACCAGTTCGTCGCCATGGTCACCGCCGACCAGCCGTCGGCGCCGAGCTACTTCCCCTACGACGCGGTGCTGAACCGCAAGGACCGGGCGCTGCTCGACGAGTCGATCACCCCGACGTGGATGTCGTTCGACGAGGTCGTCGCGACCCAGGCCGACGGCGCGGTCGTGCTCGACGTGCGGGACCCGGAGGAGTTCGCCCACGGCCACCTGCACGGCTCGATCAGCGTCGGCATCGGCGGCCGCTTCGCCGAGTACGCCGGCACCGTCGTCCCCCACGACACGCCGATCGTGCTCGTCGGCGAGCCCGAGGCGGTCGTCGAGGCCCAGCTGCGGCTCGGGCGCATCGGCTTCGACACCGTCGCCGGGGCGCTCGAGGGCGGCATCGCCTCCTTCGTCGACCACCCCGAGCACGTCGAGCGGGCCTCCCAGGTCACCGCCGTCGACCTGCGGCGCACGCTCGACGACGGCACGGCGATCCAGCTCGTCGACATCCGCAACCCCGGCGAGGTGAAGCTCGGGTCGATCGAGACCGCACGCCCGATCCCCCTCGCCCACCTGCGGGACTCGCTCGACCAGCTCGACCCTGCGGCCCCGACGGTGGTGTTCTGCGCCGGCGGGTACCGCTCGTCGATCGCCGCCAGCCTCCTGCGCTCGCAGGGCATGGCCGACGTGAGCGACGTGCTCGGCGGCTACGGCGCCTGGATGGCCACCCAGGACGTGCCGGCCCAGGCCTGA